Proteins encoded in a region of the Bombiscardovia apis genome:
- the dnaN gene encoding DNA polymerase III subunit beta, with protein MKVEINSAALSDAVAWTTRVIPARPATPILAGIRLEATDGTLKLSAFDYETSARHHIEAGIDEPGSVLVQGKLLADITKSLPSEKTYMATEGSKITITSGKSTFTMQLMPDNEYPALPELPGQLGQVDAQTFSQAISQAIVAVSREENRPVLTGIKTQITGDKVVMTSTDRFRLSQASFTWTPQSADIETTLLMRGSLLRDISRSLDEHQNVVVDFNQDNPKIVGIENAGRVSTCQLIDGEFPAVDRLFSDEYPIQAVVGKQALLDAIKRVALVAERSAPIRMVFSSNEITLSAGAADEAQAHEVLEIDMDGEDITVAFNPTYLIEGLSAISEPFVRIKMTSAVKAVEFNGQQEADSDESMTYRYLLVPMRFNV; from the coding sequence ATGAAAGTAGAAATTAACTCCGCGGCTCTTTCCGACGCTGTCGCCTGGACCACTCGCGTTATCCCAGCCCGTCCAGCAACTCCCATCCTCGCAGGCATTCGCCTAGAGGCAACTGACGGAACACTTAAGCTCTCCGCTTTCGACTACGAAACTTCAGCTCGCCACCACATAGAGGCTGGCATCGACGAACCCGGTTCGGTCCTAGTACAGGGCAAGTTACTTGCTGACATCACCAAATCGTTGCCTTCAGAGAAAACCTATATGGCCACCGAAGGTTCCAAAATCACTATTACCTCAGGGAAATCAACCTTTACCATGCAGTTGATGCCCGATAATGAATACCCAGCTTTGCCAGAACTACCTGGACAACTGGGGCAGGTCGATGCTCAAACTTTCAGCCAAGCCATTTCTCAAGCTATCGTCGCCGTTTCACGCGAAGAAAATCGCCCAGTCCTCACCGGCATCAAAACTCAAATCACCGGTGACAAGGTTGTCATGACCTCCACGGATCGTTTCCGTCTATCCCAAGCCAGTTTCACTTGGACCCCGCAATCCGCAGATATCGAAACCACATTACTTATGCGCGGATCTCTTCTGCGTGACATTTCTAGATCATTGGATGAGCACCAGAACGTGGTAGTCGATTTCAACCAAGACAACCCTAAGATTGTGGGCATTGAAAATGCCGGACGCGTCTCCACCTGCCAGCTCATCGACGGCGAATTCCCAGCAGTAGACCGCCTCTTCTCAGACGAATACCCCATCCAAGCAGTTGTCGGCAAGCAAGCCTTGCTCGACGCTATTAAGCGCGTAGCCCTTGTGGCCGAGCGCTCCGCCCCCATCCGTATGGTCTTTAGCAGCAATGAAATTACTTTAAGCGCTGGTGCTGCTGATGAAGCTCAGGCCCACGAAGTGCTCGAAATTGATATGGATGGCGAAGACATCACCGTAGCTTTCAATCCCACTTACCTAATTGAAGGCCTCTCAGCCATTAGTGAGCCATTCGTGCGCATCAAGATGACCTCCGCGGTCAAGGCCGTGGAATTTAACGGTCAGCAGGAAGCAGATTCCGACGAATCGATGACCTACCGCTACCTGCTCGTACCCATGAGGTTCAACGTCTGA
- the recF gene encoding DNA replication/repair protein RecF (All proteins in this family for which functions are known are DNA-binding proteins that assist the filamentation of RecA onto DNA for the initiation of recombination or recombinational repair.) — translation MYISRLAVDHYRSWESLVLDLEPGVNILLGPNGLGKTNLVEAVELLSTGSSHRVSSSAPLVQRGQNKATVRANAQSEGQTTTYEVTVPLRGANRGRINGGSSLYMRDLVGQIPSVTFSPEDQRLVTGDPGGRRSFINQSASQLDPSYYQLKQNVSHIAQQRGALLKQLSRAQERADSGSQANNEAALSTLEVWTGEFIRLGMELTARRMRLIEQLQDPLQTIYRQLAGSDQEVALTYQPSFEEVVQSGVSQESAALISQHFQRIYPGELARGQNLIGPQRDDIAFILNSMDAKDYASNGEEWTLALALRLAEYQLLTQANGVQPILVLDDVFAQLDPDRRSQILNFAQSQDQVLITVAAASDVPELDSAHLVDLARLAQVHRERLEEIHL, via the coding sequence GTGTACATTTCGCGCCTGGCTGTAGATCACTACCGCTCATGGGAGTCATTAGTGCTCGATTTGGAGCCAGGCGTTAACATCTTGCTCGGGCCCAACGGTCTGGGCAAAACCAACCTCGTTGAAGCAGTGGAATTACTCTCAACCGGGTCTAGTCACCGAGTTTCGTCGTCAGCTCCACTTGTTCAGCGCGGTCAGAACAAGGCCACTGTGCGGGCCAACGCCCAATCTGAGGGCCAAACCACTACTTACGAGGTCACTGTTCCTCTCCGCGGGGCCAACAGAGGCAGGATTAACGGTGGTTCTTCCCTCTATATGCGCGATTTAGTGGGGCAAATTCCATCCGTTACCTTTTCGCCGGAAGATCAGCGGTTAGTCACTGGCGATCCGGGTGGTAGGCGCTCATTTATCAACCAAAGCGCATCACAACTAGATCCAAGCTATTATCAGCTGAAGCAAAATGTGTCCCATATAGCCCAACAGCGCGGTGCCCTCCTTAAACAACTTTCTAGGGCGCAAGAACGAGCTGATTCGGGGTCGCAAGCTAATAATGAAGCCGCTTTAAGTACTCTTGAGGTATGGACTGGCGAATTCATCCGGTTAGGTATGGAATTAACTGCCCGGCGCATGCGTCTTATTGAGCAGCTGCAAGACCCCCTACAAACCATCTATCGCCAGCTCGCGGGCTCCGACCAAGAAGTGGCCTTGACTTACCAACCCTCATTCGAGGAGGTGGTGCAATCTGGGGTGAGTCAGGAGAGTGCAGCCCTCATCAGCCAGCATTTTCAACGCATTTATCCAGGCGAACTGGCTCGCGGGCAAAATCTCATAGGCCCACAGCGGGACGATATAGCTTTCATCTTAAATAGTATGGATGCCAAAGATTACGCTTCAAATGGTGAAGAGTGGACCTTAGCCTTAGCTTTACGGCTGGCAGAATATCAGCTATTAACCCAGGCAAACGGTGTGCAGCCTATCTTAGTTTTAGACGATGTATTTGCTCAGCTCGATCCAGACAGGCGCTCGCAAATTCTCAACTTTGCCCAGTCTCAAGACCAAGTATTGATTACCGTTGCCGCTGCTAGCGATGTACCTGAGCTCGACAGCGCCCATCTCGTTGATTTGGCTCGATTGGCTCAAGTCCATCGGGAACGGCTTGAGGAGATACACCTATGA
- a CDS encoding DUF721 domain-containing protein, which translates to MKRPIAAELRLDQRKLPAQIFGRFVKRSNSRKEREERSQLAWQAFGKPGRDPNGLSSVLEGIAQQGGWTPHLKIAQLSSHWDQVVGPVIAQHSTVTSYEQGRLTIQARTTVWATQLTYMVPQLRSKISERLQMPVEEIIVTGPRSQQFSHHPFVRRSWANPKG; encoded by the coding sequence ATGAAACGGCCGATTGCCGCAGAGCTCCGCTTGGATCAGCGCAAGTTGCCAGCACAGATTTTTGGTCGGTTCGTCAAGCGTTCCAACTCGCGCAAGGAACGAGAAGAGCGCTCGCAGCTGGCTTGGCAAGCGTTTGGTAAGCCTGGCCGCGATCCCAACGGATTATCTTCGGTTTTGGAAGGTATCGCGCAGCAGGGTGGCTGGACTCCTCACCTCAAAATTGCCCAATTAAGTAGTCATTGGGATCAGGTTGTCGGACCAGTTATTGCCCAGCATTCAACGGTGACCTCCTATGAGCAGGGGCGCTTAACGATTCAAGCTCGCACTACTGTTTGGGCGACTCAGCTGACTTATATGGTGCCACAGTTGCGTTCAAAGATATCAGAGCGTTTACAGATGCCAGTGGAAGAAATAATAGTGACAGGACCGCGCAGTCAGCAGTTCTCTCACCATCCTTTCGTTCGGCGCAGCTGGGCCAATCCCAAAGGCTAA
- the gyrB gene encoding DNA topoisomerase (ATP-hydrolyzing) subunit B, with the protein MQDGASNIQESQLGNAQLDDSLAPEHYDASDLRVLEGLEAVRIRPGMYIGSTGPRGLHHLVYEIVDNSVDEALAGYADHIEVTILPDNGIRVDDNGRGIPVDEVPGEGISGVETVMTKLHAGGKFGGGGYAVSGGLHGVGISVVNALSTRIEVEVRRQGFHWHQTYLNQHPQAPLSKDEPLGPDEATGTSVTFWPDSEIFETTVYDFETLRARFQQMAFLNKGLRLTLTDERQPDLAGDEVAGEDEPASREQTVTYRYENGISDYVNFLVTTKKATPVEDDIIDFEAEDLHLGISAEIAMQWTGAYSESVHTFANTISTTEGGTHEEGFRAALTMMVNRYAREKNILKDKDENLSGDDVREGLTAVVSVKMTNPQFEGQTKTKLGNPEAKTFVQRVMTERLTDWFDAHPSEAKAIIQKGIDASRARIAAKKARESTRRKSIFETAGMPDKLKDCQSNDPDECELFIVEGDSAGGSAIQGRNPLTQAILPLRGKILNTERASLDRMMKSDTIESLITAVGAGYGEDFDLSKVRYHKVIIMADADVDGAHIATLNLTLFFRYMRPMITAGYVYVAMPPLYRLKWTKGPHDFVYTDAERDRVLAEGKDKGRQLPKGEGIQRYKGLGEMSYQELWETTMDPDHRILKKIHIEDAAQADETFTMLMGDEVEPRRLFIQRNAKDVRFVDA; encoded by the coding sequence ATGCAGGATGGGGCTTCGAATATCCAAGAAAGTCAGCTGGGAAACGCCCAATTAGATGATTCGCTAGCTCCAGAACATTATGATGCGAGCGATTTGCGCGTGCTTGAGGGCCTTGAAGCTGTGCGTATCCGTCCGGGTATGTATATCGGCTCAACCGGTCCTAGGGGTTTACACCACTTAGTCTATGAGATTGTCGACAATTCAGTCGATGAGGCGCTGGCAGGCTATGCAGACCACATCGAAGTTACTATTCTGCCAGACAACGGCATTCGCGTAGACGACAACGGCCGAGGTATTCCTGTCGACGAAGTGCCCGGCGAAGGCATTTCCGGCGTTGAGACGGTGATGACTAAGCTCCACGCAGGCGGCAAGTTTGGTGGCGGCGGCTATGCAGTTTCCGGCGGTCTGCACGGTGTGGGTATTTCCGTGGTCAACGCTCTCTCCACTCGCATTGAGGTTGAAGTGCGCCGGCAGGGCTTCCACTGGCATCAGACTTACCTCAACCAGCATCCACAGGCTCCCCTATCCAAGGACGAGCCGCTGGGGCCAGACGAGGCAACGGGCACTTCCGTTACGTTCTGGCCAGATTCCGAAATCTTCGAGACGACCGTCTACGATTTTGAGACCTTGCGCGCTCGCTTCCAGCAGATGGCCTTCCTCAACAAGGGCCTGCGCCTCACACTAACCGATGAGCGTCAGCCTGACTTAGCTGGGGACGAAGTAGCTGGTGAAGATGAGCCAGCCAGCCGTGAGCAGACGGTGACTTACCGCTATGAGAATGGTATTAGTGACTATGTGAACTTCTTGGTCACCACTAAGAAAGCCACTCCTGTTGAAGATGACATCATCGACTTTGAGGCCGAGGACTTGCATCTTGGTATTTCTGCTGAAATTGCCATGCAGTGGACGGGCGCCTATTCCGAGTCGGTGCACACCTTCGCCAACACCATTTCCACGACCGAGGGCGGTACCCACGAAGAGGGCTTCCGAGCGGCGCTTACGATGATGGTCAACCGTTACGCTCGTGAGAAGAACATCCTAAAAGATAAGGATGAAAACCTTTCCGGCGACGACGTGCGCGAGGGCCTAACCGCTGTGGTTTCAGTCAAGATGACCAACCCCCAGTTTGAGGGCCAGACCAAAACGAAGCTGGGCAATCCTGAGGCCAAGACCTTCGTGCAGCGCGTGATGACCGAGCGTTTAACGGATTGGTTCGATGCTCACCCTAGCGAAGCAAAAGCCATTATTCAAAAGGGTATTGATGCTTCTCGGGCCCGTATTGCTGCTAAAAAGGCGCGCGAATCTACCCGTCGCAAGTCTATTTTTGAGACGGCCGGCATGCCCGACAAGCTCAAGGACTGCCAGTCCAACGACCCTGATGAGTGCGAACTCTTCATCGTCGAGGGCGATTCCGCAGGCGGCTCAGCTATTCAGGGTCGCAATCCCCTGACTCAGGCTATTTTGCCCCTGCGAGGCAAGATTTTGAACACGGAGCGCGCTTCTCTCGATCGCATGATGAAGTCTGACACCATCGAATCACTTATTACCGCGGTTGGTGCCGGCTATGGTGAGGACTTTGACCTCTCCAAGGTGCGCTACCACAAGGTCATCATCATGGCCGACGCCGACGTGGACGGTGCTCACATCGCTACACTCAATCTGACGCTCTTCTTCCGCTATATGCGCCCGATGATTACCGCCGGTTATGTATACGTGGCAATGCCCCCTCTTTATCGTCTCAAGTGGACCAAGGGTCCCCACGACTTCGTATACACCGATGCAGAGCGCGACCGTGTTCTGGCAGAGGGTAAAGATAAGGGTCGTCAGCTGCCCAAGGGCGAAGGCATCCAGCGTTACAAGGGTCTGGGTGAGATGAGCTATCAGGAGCTGTGGGAAACTACGATGGATCCCGACCACCGCATCTTGAAGAAGATTCACATTGAAGACGCGGCTCAAGCCGACGAAACCTTCACCATGCTTATGGGCGACGAAGTAGAACCCCGCAGGCTCTTCATTCAGCGCAACGCCAAGGATGTGCGCTTCGTAGACGCCTGA
- the gyrA gene encoding DNA gyrase subunit A, translating into MADENNTNNNEEGLGGINLPDGSREPLSPQEMDNTDYGLLKGERIQPIDLQKEMKDSYLSYAISVIVERALPDVRDGMKPVHRRVIYAMYDGGYRPDRGYNKCSRVVGDVMGKYHPHGDSAIYDTIVRLAQSWSMRYPLIDGQGNFGSPGDDPAAAMRYTECRMDPLAMEMVRDIDKDTVDFIPNYDGKTQEPTVLPSRFPNLLVNGSAGIAVGMATNIPPHNMREVAQGVHWALEHPDASKEELLDALISVIKGPDFPTGATVLGHKGIEQAYRTGRGLITMRAVVNTEEINGRMCLVVTELPYQVNPDRLVVSIREGVRDGKIQGIADMRDETSGRTGQRLVLVLKRDAVPKVVLNNLYKHSQLQQTFGANMLALVDGVPRTLSLDAFIRHWVNHQLDVIERRTKYLKREAEDRDHILQGYLKALDMIDEVIALIRKSKDVESARSGLMNLLDVDEVQADAILAMQLRRLAALERQKILDEHEELMRKIKDYNDILADPLRQRRIVGDEMDEIVEKYGDERRTRILPYSGEMNVEDLIADENVVVTVTHSGFVKRTKADEYRAQHRGGKGIKGTKLREADVVDHFFLTSTHNWLLFFTNKGRVYRIKAYELPEGSRDSKGQHVANLLQLSPGEQIEQVLSLHAYDDADYLVLATRSGKVKKTRLSEYDSPRQGGLIAVRLVQMEDEAGNPLTQPSADGEGEEPVYDELVGAALCNKEDDIILVSRKGMSVKFPSDDETLRPMGRQTAGVQGMKFRENDELLSMDVVPEDSNEDLLVVTDEGFAKRTALSEYRLQGRNGYGVKAIAMVEGRGSLVGALVVSETDQVMAIMKSGKVIRSDVAEVKRTGRNTQGVTLAKPDKGDEILSVARNAEREDDETEVDAENAAETTSEEQAVSTQAEQAE; encoded by the coding sequence GTGGCAGACGAGAACAACACGAATAACAACGAGGAAGGGCTCGGCGGGATTAACCTTCCCGACGGTTCGCGCGAACCCTTGAGCCCGCAGGAGATGGACAACACCGACTACGGCCTCTTAAAGGGTGAGCGTATTCAGCCTATCGACCTGCAAAAGGAGATGAAGGACTCTTACTTGTCCTACGCCATCTCCGTGATTGTGGAGCGTGCGCTGCCAGATGTGCGAGATGGCATGAAGCCGGTGCACCGTCGCGTTATCTACGCTATGTACGACGGCGGTTATAGACCAGATCGCGGCTATAATAAGTGTTCTCGTGTGGTTGGCGACGTTATGGGTAAGTATCATCCCCACGGCGATTCCGCCATTTACGACACTATTGTGCGTCTCGCTCAGTCTTGGTCCATGCGCTACCCGCTTATCGACGGCCAAGGTAACTTCGGCTCCCCCGGCGACGATCCCGCAGCCGCCATGCGTTACACCGAGTGCCGTATGGATCCGTTGGCTATGGAGATGGTGCGTGACATCGACAAAGACACTGTCGATTTCATCCCCAACTACGATGGTAAGACCCAAGAGCCAACCGTCCTGCCTTCCCGCTTCCCTAACCTTTTGGTCAACGGTTCCGCGGGTATTGCTGTGGGTATGGCTACTAATATTCCTCCCCACAACATGCGCGAGGTGGCTCAGGGTGTGCATTGGGCTTTGGAACACCCAGATGCCAGCAAGGAAGAACTCCTTGACGCACTGATTTCTGTGATTAAGGGCCCTGACTTCCCTACTGGTGCAACGGTTTTGGGTCATAAGGGTATTGAGCAGGCTTACCGCACTGGTCGTGGTTTGATTACCATGCGCGCAGTGGTCAACACCGAGGAAATCAATGGCCGTATGTGCTTGGTAGTCACCGAGCTGCCCTATCAGGTCAATCCTGATCGCCTGGTGGTGTCCATTCGCGAGGGTGTGCGCGACGGTAAGATTCAAGGCATCGCCGACATGCGCGATGAAACCTCAGGTCGTACTGGTCAGCGCTTGGTACTCGTCTTGAAGCGAGATGCAGTGCCCAAGGTTGTATTAAACAACCTCTACAAGCATTCTCAACTCCAGCAGACCTTCGGTGCGAACATGTTGGCCTTGGTCGATGGTGTGCCGCGCACCTTGAGTTTGGATGCTTTCATCCGCCATTGGGTTAACCACCAGCTCGACGTAATTGAGCGCCGCACCAAGTATTTGAAGCGCGAAGCCGAGGATCGTGACCACATCCTTCAGGGCTATTTGAAGGCTCTGGACATGATCGACGAGGTCATCGCCCTCATTCGTAAGTCCAAAGATGTGGAGAGCGCTCGCTCGGGCTTAATGAACCTGCTTGATGTGGACGAAGTACAGGCAGACGCAATTCTGGCTATGCAGTTGCGCCGCTTGGCTGCTTTGGAACGTCAGAAGATTCTTGACGAGCACGAAGAGCTCATGCGTAAGATCAAGGATTACAACGACATCTTGGCCGACCCCCTGCGTCAGCGCCGCATTGTGGGCGACGAGATGGATGAAATTGTTGAGAAGTATGGCGATGAGCGCCGCACCCGCATTCTGCCCTACTCGGGTGAGATGAATGTGGAAGATTTGATTGCCGATGAGAACGTGGTCGTTACCGTCACGCACTCAGGCTTCGTGAAGCGCACTAAGGCCGATGAATACCGTGCCCAGCATCGCGGAGGCAAGGGCATCAAGGGTACCAAGTTGCGCGAAGCAGACGTGGTCGACCACTTCTTCCTGACTTCGACCCACAACTGGTTACTCTTCTTTACTAACAAGGGTCGCGTCTACCGTATTAAAGCTTATGAATTGCCGGAGGGTTCGCGTGATTCCAAGGGTCAGCATGTAGCCAACCTCTTGCAATTGAGCCCGGGTGAGCAAATCGAGCAAGTACTTTCCTTGCACGCATACGATGATGCTGATTATTTGGTATTGGCAACTCGCAGTGGCAAGGTCAAGAAGACTCGCTTGTCTGAGTACGATTCTCCTCGCCAGGGTGGCTTGATTGCAGTGCGCCTGGTCCAGATGGAAGACGAAGCAGGCAATCCGCTTACTCAGCCCAGTGCAGACGGCGAAGGCGAAGAGCCAGTTTACGATGAGCTCGTGGGCGCTGCCTTGTGCAATAAGGAAGACGACATTATTTTGGTCTCCCGCAAAGGTATGAGCGTGAAGTTCCCCTCCGACGACGAAACCTTGCGTCCGATGGGCCGCCAAACTGCTGGCGTGCAAGGCATGAAGTTCCGCGAAAACGACGAATTGCTGAGCATGGACGTGGTGCCGGAGGATTCGAACGAAGACCTTCTTGTGGTTACCGACGAAGGTTTTGCCAAGCGCACTGCTCTGTCTGAGTATCGCCTCCAAGGTCGAAACGGCTACGGTGTCAAGGCCATAGCTATGGTTGAGGGCCGCGGTTCTTTGGTCGGAGCGTTGGTAGTGAGCGAAACTGATCAGGTCATGGCCATTATGAAATCCGGCAAGGTAATTCGCTCCGACGTTGCTGAGGTTAAGCGCACTGGGCGCAACACGCAGGGCGTCACATTAGCCAAACCAGATAAGGGAGATGAAATTCTCTCTGTCGCTCGTAATGCTGAGCGAGAAGACGATGAGACCGAAGTTGATGCAGAAAACGCCGCTGAGACTACCAGCGAAGAGCAGGCAGTTTCAACTCAAGCTGAGCAGGCTGAGTAA
- a CDS encoding DUF3566 domain-containing protein — protein sequence MPRVSARQRSQGAAGQTQTTVSGRIKGKSSDAAPTRVVRANEPASQFEESADFKAAVNPNNLGKAKVPRARRMQLSLTRVEPWSVAKVSFLLAIAGGIIQVIAACLLWVLLNTIGLFDNITQMVSKTGLDAGGLDLSSVLSLGTVISSVTIFSIFEIVLVVVLATIGAFLYNVVGSLVGGIHVTLGDD from the coding sequence ATCCCTCGTGTCTCGGCCAGGCAGCGGTCGCAGGGTGCGGCAGGGCAAACTCAGACCACGGTTAGTGGAAGAATTAAGGGCAAATCCTCCGATGCTGCTCCTACTCGGGTGGTTAGGGCCAACGAGCCAGCCTCCCAGTTCGAGGAATCTGCTGATTTTAAAGCTGCGGTCAATCCCAATAATTTGGGCAAAGCTAAGGTTCCTCGCGCCCGGCGCATGCAGCTCTCGCTCACTCGTGTTGAGCCTTGGTCCGTGGCCAAGGTGTCCTTCCTCCTCGCGATTGCAGGCGGTATTATTCAGGTCATTGCTGCCTGCTTGCTCTGGGTTTTGCTCAACACTATCGGTTTGTTTGATAACATCACCCAGATGGTCTCCAAGACTGGGCTCGATGCCGGTGGATTGGACTTAAGCTCGGTCCTGAGCTTGGGTACCGTCATCAGCTCGGTAACTATCTTCTCTATTTTTGAGATAGTGTTAGTGGTTGTCTTAGCCACGATTGGTGCTTTCCTTTACAACGTGGTCGGATCCCTCGTGGGCGGTATCCACGTCACGCTAGGAGACGATTAA
- a CDS encoding VanZ family protein: MFQYIGTFSSSFAMSIAMWPFVSLLLTLPVLALIYHRYHRLRFSSALAAYLVILYLLALVFFTLWPMPDNRALFCATHHYPAQLHPLQFLTDLATGGREAFFQIVFNIIFFVPLGFIMGRVFRWRFYLAIPASFLTSLMIETAQLTGAFGLVGCAYRHFDVDDLIWNTSGAIIGLIFAGLVNWIFPPRKADAAEVVFNPSFMHRSVAMAVDLVLSYAISSSLGFGLVVFVNKMATHRSNGDYGIGKFSTHPESLHVFVMGMQVGCLLLFELLIPLARRGQTLGGAFTHMSFETKPRHGWMRALFYLLRTALVLAIFGPWSGSFRSIVDLVAFFLLIFYLFKREMPYDLIPADPELGPPADYYGMPGNYEGPSEGDGYGLEETSYLPYEQSLNAASLPSAMPPAFSPRSKRSWR; this comes from the coding sequence ATGTTCCAATACATCGGTACTTTTAGCTCCTCTTTTGCCATGTCCATCGCGATGTGGCCTTTCGTATCTTTGTTGCTAACCTTGCCGGTCTTGGCACTGATTTACCACCGCTACCATCGTTTGCGGTTCAGCTCAGCTCTAGCCGCGTACTTGGTGATTCTATACTTGCTGGCTTTGGTCTTCTTCACTTTGTGGCCCATGCCTGACAACAGAGCTCTCTTCTGTGCCACCCACCACTATCCGGCCCAGCTTCACCCCTTACAATTTCTCACTGATTTGGCCACTGGCGGCCGTGAAGCCTTCTTCCAAATCGTGTTCAACATCATCTTCTTCGTGCCCCTAGGCTTTATTATGGGCAGGGTATTCCGATGGCGCTTTTACCTTGCAATACCCGCCAGTTTCCTCACTTCGCTCATGATTGAGACAGCTCAGCTGACTGGTGCTTTCGGCTTAGTTGGCTGCGCTTACCGCCATTTTGATGTTGACGATCTTATTTGGAATACTTCAGGTGCCATCATTGGTTTAATCTTCGCAGGGCTAGTCAATTGGATATTCCCACCCCGCAAGGCCGATGCTGCCGAAGTGGTCTTCAACCCTTCCTTTATGCATCGCAGCGTGGCAATGGCAGTCGATCTCGTGCTGTCATATGCAATATCTTCCTCGCTAGGCTTCGGACTAGTAGTGTTCGTCAACAAAATGGCCACCCACCGCTCCAATGGTGATTATGGTATTGGCAAGTTCTCAACTCACCCTGAAAGCCTCCACGTGTTCGTTATGGGAATGCAGGTGGGCTGCTTGTTACTCTTTGAGCTTCTCATTCCTCTGGCCCGGAGAGGTCAAACTTTGGGCGGCGCCTTTACCCATATGAGTTTTGAAACCAAGCCTCGCCACGGCTGGATGCGTGCTCTCTTCTACCTGCTTCGCACAGCACTAGTGCTGGCTATCTTCGGCCCTTGGAGTGGCAGCTTCCGCAGCATCGTCGACTTGGTGGCCTTCTTCCTGCTAATCTTCTATCTTTTCAAACGCGAGATGCCATACGACTTAATTCCTGCAGACCCCGAGCTTGGCCCGCCTGCCGATTATTATGGGATGCCAGGCAATTACGAGGGTCCCAGCGAAGGTGATGGCTACGGACTCGAAGAGACCAGCTATTTGCCCTATGAACAATCCCTGAATGCAGCGAGCTTGCCATCAGCGATGCCGCCGGCTTTCTCCCCTCGCTCTAAACGCTCATGGCGGTAG
- a CDS encoding DMT family transporter encodes MASLKSSLTQPAPWLARLMLVFAAAAWGAGYTFEKVALRQMSVQWIMGVRLVIAVGILTPLMWGKLKRSHLLSMLVPGLLLGVTYWGAFMFQMQGLRTIGPGRNSFLTATYCVLVPFLVWALTKKRPAWRNFIAALLTIIGVGLISLSPDDSAKLALSSGDLLTLVGAVFYGSNIVLAGGLAKKFDATVLTYYELLIAGVLFLFGAFISEPVPGMQAFQPQVIGALAYLIIISTVLAQNMQNIAFSQVPASQGSLILCTESLFGMAISVIVLGEELTAAHIAGFAAIFIAIVVSEVNFNPRRRVGKQASEGSGESE; translated from the coding sequence ATGGCTTCGCTCAAATCTTCACTCACACAACCAGCTCCTTGGCTGGCTCGACTCATGCTAGTCTTCGCTGCCGCCGCTTGGGGAGCCGGCTACACCTTCGAAAAAGTAGCGCTGCGGCAGATGAGTGTGCAGTGGATTATGGGCGTTCGCTTAGTCATCGCAGTGGGCATTCTCACGCCGCTTATGTGGGGCAAACTCAAGCGCAGCCACTTACTCAGCATGCTCGTGCCCGGACTTTTGCTGGGCGTAACCTATTGGGGCGCTTTTATGTTCCAAATGCAGGGATTGCGTACCATTGGGCCCGGCCGTAACTCCTTCTTAACCGCTACTTACTGCGTGCTCGTGCCCTTCCTCGTATGGGCGCTCACCAAAAAGCGACCCGCTTGGCGCAACTTTATAGCCGCACTCTTGACCATCATCGGAGTTGGTCTCATCTCTTTGAGTCCAGACGATTCAGCCAAGCTCGCCTTGAGTTCTGGCGACCTGCTTACACTCGTTGGGGCTGTATTTTATGGGTCTAACATCGTGCTTGCAGGCGGGCTCGCAAAGAAGTTCGATGCCACCGTGCTCACCTATTATGAGCTGCTCATTGCGGGCGTGCTCTTCCTCTTCGGGGCCTTCATCAGTGAGCCCGTGCCCGGAATGCAGGCCTTCCAGCCGCAAGTAATCGGGGCACTGGCCTACCTCATTATTATTTCAACAGTGCTGGCGCAGAATATGCAGAATATCGCCTTTTCACAGGTGCCCGCTTCGCAAGGTTCGCTAATTTTGTGCACGGAAAGTCTCTTCGGCATGGCTATTTCCGTCATTGTTCTAGGAGAAGAATTGACCGCCGCACATATAGCCGGATTTGCAGCCATCTTTATCGCTATCGTCGTCTCCGAAGTTAACTTCAATCCGCGGCGACGTGTGGGGAAACAGGCAAGCGAAGGCTCTGGGGAGTCTGAGTAG